The DNA sequence TGCTCGGCCAGCTTGCCCAGGAACTCGCGGTGCCGCGGCCGCACCTCCTGGAGCTTCTCCTGGACGTAGGTGATTTCGACGAGGTACCAGGCCATGTGGATCTCCGGGGTCGGGCGGGGGCGGGACGGAACCGACGCTACCCGGGTCGCCGCGGTGTCCCAGCATCCGATCTGTGGCGACGGGAGGCCAACCCGATAGGCTGGGCGTGCGTCAGTACCTGTGTGAGCGCTGTGAATACCGTGAACCTGCTGACGCGACACACCGTGCAAACCGGGGTCGGAGACAGGCAGGGGTTCATGCTCGAGGGCAATGCGGAACGCAGTGTCGAGGCAACCCTCGGCCACCTGCGGGTCATGGACGGTCCGGCCCCGGCGCAGACAGCCGCGCCGCTGACCCTCGAAGACCTCTACCGCCAGCACCGGATGCGGCTGGTCCGGCTGGCGATCCTGCTGGTCGACGAGCCCGCGACCGCGGAAGACGTCGTCCAGGAGGCCTTCACCGGCCTGCACCGCAACTGGGGACGGCTCCGGGACGCCGCGGCCGCCGTCGGCTACCTGCGCACCGCCGTGGTCAACGGGTCGCGCAGCGTGCTGCGCCGGCGCAAGACCGCCCGCGAGTACGTGCCGCCGCACGCCGTCAACGCCCGGTCCGCGGAGAGCCTCGCGATGCTCTCCAACGAGCACCAGGCCGTCGTGTCCGCCTTGTCCAAGTTGCCGCCCCGCCAGCGCGAGGTGCTGGTGCTCCGTTACTACGGAGGGCTGAGCGAAGCCGAAATCTCTGAGGCGGCAGGCATTTCCAAGGGTACCGTTAAATCGACCGCCAGCCGGGCGCTCGAGGCACTCCAGAAGGCCATGCAAGCCCCACAGTGACCCGGGTGGACCATTCCGATCACTGAGTCGTATCACCATGCTTGGTCCAGACCAATATATGCTGGGGTGCGTGAGAGGCGCCGGAGATTTCGTGATCATGGGCGGCCGGGTCGCCGCCCCGGACCGTGTACTCGACGACGGCTGGGTAGCCGTCTCCGACGGGCGGATCGCCGGCGTGGGTTCCGGGACCCCGCCGTCCGGCGAGCACGTGGACGTCGGAGGGGCGCTGGTCGTCCCCGGGTTCATCGACACCCACTGCCACGGCGGGGGAGGTGCTTCGTTCACCTCCCTCGATCCGGAGGAACTCCTGACGGCGGTGCGAGCGCACCGCCGTCACGGCACCACGACCATGCTCGCCAGCCTGGTCTCCGACCCGGTCGACATCCTGCGTGAGCAGGTCGCCGCGCTGCGTGAGATCGTCCAGGACGGCGAGGTCGCGGGCATCCACCTGGAGGGGCCCTTCATCTCGAAGGCCCGCTGCGGGGCCCACGACCCGGAGACGCTCCTCGAGCCGGACACCGGCACGGTCGAGAAGCTCCTGCGCGCCGGCCAGGGCGCGATCCGGATGGTCACCATCGCCCCCGAGCTGCACGGCGGTGTGAAGGCCGTCCGGCAGCTGGCCGAGTCCGGCGTCATCGCCGCCATCGGCCACACCGACGGCGTCGAGGAGCAGCTGCTGCCCGCCATCGACGCGGGCGCTTCGGTGGCGACGCACCTGTTCAACGGCATGCGCCCGCTCCACCACCGCGAACCCGGCCCGGTCGGGGCACTGCTCGACGACGAGCGCATCACGATCGAGCTCATCTGCGACCTGGTCCACCTGCACCCGACGGTGGTCCGGCTGGCCGCGAAGCACGCGGGCCGCAACCGCACGGTCCTCATCACCGACGCGATGTCGGCCACCGACGCGGCCGACGGCCGCTACACGCTGGGCCGCCTCGAGGTCGACGTCCACGACGGCGTCGCGACCCTCGCCGACAACGGCTCGCTGGCCGGCAGCACCCTGACGATGGACACCGCCTTCCGCAATCTGGTCCGGGGTGCGAAACTCGGCATCCTCGACGCGGTGCACGCGACCTCGCAGCGCCCCGCGGAGCTGCTCGGCATCGCGGACCGCACCGGCATGCTGTGCGCGGGCTACGAGGCCGACATCGTGGTCCTCGACCAGGACCTGCGGCCGTCGAAGGTGCTGCGCCGGGGTGAGTGGGTCGCCGAAGTGGGTACGGCTACCTTGAGCACCTAGGGTTTGAGCACGAGGAGACGGGCGGAGATGAGCGAGCCGAAGGACCCCGAGCAACTGCTGGCGGACGCCCTTCGCGCGCAAGCCGTCTTCGCCCCTTCGGCATCGCCGGCCCGCGACCCGGAACCGGCGACCGACGCCGTCCCGACCAGCGCGATCAACGAGCTGCCCTCGGCGTACGGCCTGCTCTCGGGCGCGAGCGCGGACTCACTGGAGCGCGAGCGCGCGGCACTGGACGGGGCCTCCGAAGCACCGACGGCGTACAACCCGCCACCGCCCGTCCCGCGTTCGTCGGCGCAGCTGCCCGCGTACTGGATCTTGCTGCTGGCGGTGCTGCTGGGCCTCGCGGCGGGGTCCGTGGTGGGCCTGCTGACGCTGGTCTGACGGGTCTCAGTAACGACTCAGGGTGACCCTGTACCGTTTTCGAGGTGATTCTCGCCCAGAGCACGGTCAACACGATGTCGCTGCTGCCGTCATGGCTGGACCCCTACGTCCTCCTCGACGGCGTGGCCGGTCCCGCCGTCGCGGTGCTGTGCCTCGTCATCTTCATCGAAAGCAGCATCTTCCCGGTGCTGCCGGGTGACTCCCTGCTGTTCACGGCGGGCCTGCTCATCGCCGGCGACAAGCTGCTGCCGCTCTGGCTGACCTGCGTACTGGTCACCGTGGCCGCGCTGCTCGGCAACGTCGTGGGCTACTACATCGGCTACTTCGCCGGGCCCAAGCTGTTCAACCGGCCGGACTCCAAGATCTTCAAACGGGAGCACGTCGACAAGACGCACGCCTTCCTGGAGAAGCACGGCCCGAAGGCGGTCGTGCTGGCCCGGTTCGTGCCGTTCGTCCGGACGTTCATCACGTGGATCGCCGGGATCGGCCGGATGGACCCGAAGCGCTACTTCACCTACACGGTGATCGGCGGCATCCTCTGGGCGGCGGGCATCACGGTGCTCGGGTACGTGCTCGGCGACATCCCCTTCATCGGCAAGAACATCGACGCGATCTTCGTGCTGATCGTGCTCATCTCGGTGGTCCCGATCGTCATCGAGTACCTGAAGGCGCGCCGCGAGAAGAAGGCGGCGCTGTCTTCGGCGGACCCGGAGGTCACGCAGCGGATCCCGCGGATCAAGGACTGAGTCTCGGCGAAGTTCGGGCCCCACCGGTCGGCGGTGGGGCCCTTTTCGTCTCCGGCTCAGGTCTGCTGAGGTGAGCCCCGGCGGCGAGGACCGGGGGCAGCTCGCGGGAGGGTCGCGAATGAGTCATTGGGGACCACCAACGTCCCGAATGAGTCATTCGCGACCCTCCCGAGCACCGGGCCAAGACCGAGCCGCCCGAAACTGTCGGACCCCGGCGGTAACGTGAAAACAGGGGTCCCCCGGGCGGGGACCCCTGCCGGCGCGGCTCAGGTGCGGCTCAGGTCATCGAGAACATCGAGCCCGGGTTGAACAGGTTCTCCGGGTCCAGCGCCTGCTTGATCTGCCGGTGCACCCGCAGGCCCACCGGGCCGATCTCCCTCGCCAGCCACTCGCGCTTGATCTTCCCGACCCCGTGCTCCCCGGTCACCGTGCCGCCGAGGGACAGGCCGATCTCGAGGATCTCGTCGAACGCGCGCTGGGCGCGGGCGAACTCGTCCGGGTCGTCGGGCTGGTAGACGATCGTCGGGTGCATGTTGCCGTCGCCGGCGTGCCCGACCACCGCGATCCGCAGCCCGACCTCCTCGCTGATCTTCTCGCAGCCGCGGATCAGCTCGGCGATGCGCGTCCGCGGTACGCAGACGTCGTCGGTCAGCCACAGCCCGTACGTCTCCAGCGCGGTCAGCACGACCCGGCGGGCCTGCAGCAGCATCCGCCCCTCTTCGAGGTCTTCGGTCGTGTACGCCAGGTCGGCGCCGCAGTCGACGCAGATCTGCTCCAGCGCCGCCAGCTCGCGGCGGGCGACCTCGCCGCCCGCGTCGGACTGGCCCAGCAGCAGCGCCTGGCAGTCCGAGCCCGCGCCCAGGTCCGTCTTCAGGTAGGTCTCGGACGCCTTGATCGACGACGCGTCCATGATCTCCAGCAACGACGGCACGAGCCCTTCGCGCACCACCCGCGCCACGGCCTCCCCGGCCGCTTCGGTCGTGCTGAAGCCCGCGACCAGCGTGGCCGGGGCCTGGGGCAGCGGCTTGAGCTGGACCGTCGCCTGCGTGATGACGCCGAGCGTGCCCTCGCTGCCGACGAACAGGCGGGCCAGGTCGTAGCCGGCCACGCCCTTGACCGTCCGGCGGCCCGTCTTCAGCAACGACCCGTCCGCCAGGACGACCTCGAGGCCGAGCACCGAGTCGGTCGTCACGCCGTACTTCACGCAGCAGAGCCCGCCCGCGTTCGTCGACAGGTTGCCGCCGATCGTGCACCAGTCGTAGCTCGACGGGTCCGGCGGGTAGAACAGCCCGTGCTTCTCCACGGCGTTGCGGAAGTCCAGGTTGACGACGCCGGGCTGCACGACGGCCAGCCGGTTGCCCGGGTCGATCTCCACGATCTCGTTCAGCTTGGTCAGCGACAGCATCACGCAGCCGTCGATCGCGTTCGCGGCGCCGGACAGGCCGCTGCCCGCGCCGCGCGGCACGATCGGCACCCTCGCTTCGGCGCACGCCTTGACGACCGCCTGCACCTGTTCGACGTTCTCGGGCAGCACCACCGCCAGCGGCCGGCCGGACGGCGCCAGCGGCATCATGTCGCGGGCGTACGACGCGGTGACGTCGGTGTCGGTGAGCACGGCGCTCTTGCCGAGCAGGTCGCGGAGCCGGGTGACCAAAGCTTCGTCGCTCATGGCCTCATCGTAAGCCCGGTCAGTCCGCACTGCGGAACTAAAGTTTCAAAACCAGCCACGCGGAGCAGCCCTCACCGAACCAAGCCGAGCAGCTTCTCGACGTGGATCGTGAGCAGAACCCGCTGGTCGGACACCATCGCCGCGCGGTACTCGGCCCAGTCCGGGTGCTCACCGGCCGCGCGGCGGTAGTAGTCGACGAGCGCCTCGACCGTCGAGTCGTCCGACGCGGCCGCCGGCGCTGTGAGCGACGCGCGGCCTTCCGCGACCACGTAGCTCCAGCCGTCCTCGCTGCCGACGTGGAAGGTCACCCGCGGGTCGCGGCGCATGTTCTTCGTCTTCGCCCTGGTCTCGGTGATCGACGCGACGATCGTCGCCGCTTCCGGGTCGTACAGGTGCGTGATGGTGGACAGCTGGGGCCGCCCGTCACGCCGGATGGTGGCGAGCACGCCGTGGCGGTGGGCGGCGAGGAAGTCCTTCAACGCTGTGTCGTCGGTCATACCTTCTCCAACCGACGAGGACCTCCGTTGTTCCGAGAGCAGCCCGGAGGAAATCTGCTTGCATACGGCAACTAAAGTGTGTTCGGACACACCGAGCGCCCGTCCGCTTGCATAACCGGTGGTGAAGGCACATCCTTGCCTGAGGCAACTAGTTGCAGCCGCCAACCAACGCCGTTGAAGGATCCCTCATGGCACCGAACAGCTCCGCCACCCGGCCCACGGCCGAACTCGACCTCGCCGACCAACTCGGCCACGAGCTCGTACGCCTGGTCCGCCTGATCAACAAGGCGAAGTCGCAGGTCTCCAAGCAGGGTCCGGACGGCATCGAGCGGGCGGCGTACGCGATCCTCTTCACCCTCATCCACGAGGGCCCGCAGCGCACCAGCCGGCTCGCGGAGTCGCTCCACTCCGAGATCTCCACGATCAGCAGGCAGTCGAGCTCCCTCGTCCAGCACGGCCTGGTCGAACGCCAGGCCGACCCCGAAGACGGCCGGGCGTGCCTGCTCGCGCCGACCTCCGAGGGCATGCGGGTGTTCGAAGAGAACCGCAAGCAGCGAAACCAGTGGCTGGCCGAAGTGCTCGGGGACTGGACGGACGGGGAAATCCAGACCCTGAACCGGCTCTTCGGCCGGCTCAACACAGGTATCGAGAACCACTCTCCACAACTGGCCGACGCGCACGCGTCCGCCGGTGCTCCGGCCAAGGGGGCCAACGCATGAGTTCCACCACCGAAGCAGTCGCCCAGCCCGAGGTGGGTCAACCACCCCGGCTGAGCCACCGCCAGATCGTCACGATCCTGAGCGGCTTGATGTGCGGCATGTTCCTCGCCGCGCTGGACCAGACGATCGTCGGCACGTCGATCGTCAAGATCGCCAACGACCTGCACGGCTTCGACCTGCAGGCGTGGGCGACCACGGCGTACCTGATCACCTCGACGATCGTCACGCCGATCTACGGCAAGCTGTCGGACATCTACGGCCGCAAGCCGTTCTACCTGGCCGCCATCACGATCTTCGTCGCCGGTTCGCTGGCCTCCACGTTCTCGCAGTCGATGTACGAGCTGGCCGCGTTCCGCGCGGTGCAGGGTCTCGGCGCCGGCGGTCTGATGTCGCTGGCCATGACCATCCTCGGCGACATCGTGCCGCCGCGCGAGCGGGCGAAGTACCAGGGTTACATCCTCGCCGTGTTCGGCCTCTCCACCGTGCTCGGCCCGGTGCTGGGCGGCCTGTTCGCCGGCTTCGACACCCTGGCCGGCATCTCCGGCTGGCGCTGGGTCTTCCTGATCAACGTCCCGATCGGCGTCGTCGCGCTGTTCGTCGTGGCGAAGGTCCTGAACGTGCCGCACACCCCGCACAAGCACAAGATCGACTGGTGGGGCGCGCTGACGCTGGTCGTCGCGGTCGTGCCGTTCCTGGTCGTCGCCGAGCAGGGCCAGAAGTGGGGCTGGGGCGACCAGAAGGCCATCTGGTGCTACGTCATCGGCGGCGTCGGCGTCATCGCGTTCATCGCGGTCGAGAAGCTGATGAAGGACGCCGCGCTGATCCCGCTGCGGCTGTTCAAGAACTCGACGTTCACCGTGGCGATCATCGGCGGCATCATCGTCGGTGTGGCGATGTTCGGCGCGATCACGATGATCCCGCAGTTCATGCAGGTCGTGCAGGGCTACACGCCGACCGAGTCCGGGCTGCTGATGCTGCCGCTGATGGCGGGCATCATGATCAGCTCGATCGTGTCCGGCCGGCTCACCGGGAAGACCGGGCGCTACAAGATCTTCCCGATCGTCGGCACCATCCTGATCGCCGGTGGCGCGTTCTTCTTCGCGCAGGTCGAATACGACTCGCCGCTGTGGCACCCGCTCGTCGCGGCCGCCATCATCGGCCTCGGCCTCGGCCAGTGCATGCAGACGCTGATCATCGCGGTGCAGAACGCGGGCCCGCGCAGCGACATGGGCGTCTCGACCGCGTCGGCGACGTTCTTCCGCCAGATCGGTGGTACCGCCGGTGTCGCGATCTTCCTGACGGTCCTGTTCAACACCCTGCTGCCCAACATCACCAAGGCGTTCGGCGGGCAGCTGCCGGCCGGCGCCGGGGCGGGCATCGGCAACCTGTCGGAGAACACCAGCGGCATCCAGAACCTCCCCGAGGCGATCCGGACCCCGGTGCTGATCGGCTTCACCGAGTCGATCACCACGGTCTTCTACATCGCGGGCGGCGTGGCCCTGCTGGCCACGATCGTGCTGCTGTTCATGAAGGAGATCCCGCTGACCAACGCGGCCCCGGCCGCGGCGGCCATGGAGGGCGGCGAGGCGCTGCTCGAGGAGGACGACTTCGCGGACGCTCCGACCGAGATCGTCGAGCCGGTCAAGCCGGCCGACCGCGAGCCGGCTCTGGTCGGCGGTGGGAAGCACGCGCTGAGCACCAACGGCCACGGCGACTACCAGGCCGTCTCGGGCGCGCTGCCGATGCCGATCACGAACTCCGTCGCGGACTCCGAGGTCGACACCCCGGTCGGCGCGGGCGGCGTGCCGGTGATCG is a window from the Amycolatopsis sp. cg9 genome containing:
- a CDS encoding RNA polymerase sigma factor, with amino-acid sequence MLEGNAERSVEATLGHLRVMDGPAPAQTAAPLTLEDLYRQHRMRLVRLAILLVDEPATAEDVVQEAFTGLHRNWGRLRDAAAAVGYLRTAVVNGSRSVLRRRKTAREYVPPHAVNARSAESLAMLSNEHQAVVSALSKLPPRQREVLVLRYYGGLSEAEISEAAGISKGTVKSTASRALEALQKAMQAPQ
- the nagA gene encoding N-acetylglucosamine-6-phosphate deacetylase: MIMGGRVAAPDRVLDDGWVAVSDGRIAGVGSGTPPSGEHVDVGGALVVPGFIDTHCHGGGGASFTSLDPEELLTAVRAHRRHGTTTMLASLVSDPVDILREQVAALREIVQDGEVAGIHLEGPFISKARCGAHDPETLLEPDTGTVEKLLRAGQGAIRMVTIAPELHGGVKAVRQLAESGVIAAIGHTDGVEEQLLPAIDAGASVATHLFNGMRPLHHREPGPVGALLDDERITIELICDLVHLHPTVVRLAAKHAGRNRTVLITDAMSATDAADGRYTLGRLEVDVHDGVATLADNGSLAGSTLTMDTAFRNLVRGAKLGILDAVHATSQRPAELLGIADRTGMLCAGYEADIVVLDQDLRPSKVLRRGEWVAEVGTATLST
- a CDS encoding DedA family protein, producing MILAQSTVNTMSLLPSWLDPYVLLDGVAGPAVAVLCLVIFIESSIFPVLPGDSLLFTAGLLIAGDKLLPLWLTCVLVTVAALLGNVVGYYIGYFAGPKLFNRPDSKIFKREHVDKTHAFLEKHGPKAVVLARFVPFVRTFITWIAGIGRMDPKRYFTYTVIGGILWAAGITVLGYVLGDIPFIGKNIDAIFVLIVLISVVPIVIEYLKARREKKAALSSADPEVTQRIPRIKD
- a CDS encoding FAD-binding oxidoreductase — translated: MSDEALVTRLRDLLGKSAVLTDTDVTASYARDMMPLAPSGRPLAVVLPENVEQVQAVVKACAEARVPIVPRGAGSGLSGAANAIDGCVMLSLTKLNEIVEIDPGNRLAVVQPGVVNLDFRNAVEKHGLFYPPDPSSYDWCTIGGNLSTNAGGLCCVKYGVTTDSVLGLEVVLADGSLLKTGRRTVKGVAGYDLARLFVGSEGTLGVITQATVQLKPLPQAPATLVAGFSTTEAAGEAVARVVREGLVPSLLEIMDASSIKASETYLKTDLGAGSDCQALLLGQSDAGGEVARRELAALEQICVDCGADLAYTTEDLEEGRMLLQARRVVLTALETYGLWLTDDVCVPRTRIAELIRGCEKISEEVGLRIAVVGHAGDGNMHPTIVYQPDDPDEFARAQRAFDEILEIGLSLGGTVTGEHGVGKIKREWLAREIGPVGLRVHRQIKQALDPENLFNPGSMFSMT
- a CDS encoding PPOX class F420-dependent oxidoreductase → MTDDTALKDFLAAHRHGVLATIRRDGRPQLSTITHLYDPEAATIVASITETRAKTKNMRRDPRVTFHVGSEDGWSYVVAEGRASLTAPAAASDDSTVEALVDYYRRAAGEHPDWAEYRAAMVSDQRVLLTIHVEKLLGLVR
- a CDS encoding MarR family winged helix-turn-helix transcriptional regulator, coding for MAPNSSATRPTAELDLADQLGHELVRLVRLINKAKSQVSKQGPDGIERAAYAILFTLIHEGPQRTSRLAESLHSEISTISRQSSSLVQHGLVERQADPEDGRACLLAPTSEGMRVFEENRKQRNQWLAEVLGDWTDGEIQTLNRLFGRLNTGIENHSPQLADAHASAGAPAKGANA
- a CDS encoding MFS transporter; amino-acid sequence: MSSTTEAVAQPEVGQPPRLSHRQIVTILSGLMCGMFLAALDQTIVGTSIVKIANDLHGFDLQAWATTAYLITSTIVTPIYGKLSDIYGRKPFYLAAITIFVAGSLASTFSQSMYELAAFRAVQGLGAGGLMSLAMTILGDIVPPRERAKYQGYILAVFGLSTVLGPVLGGLFAGFDTLAGISGWRWVFLINVPIGVVALFVVAKVLNVPHTPHKHKIDWWGALTLVVAVVPFLVVAEQGQKWGWGDQKAIWCYVIGGVGVIAFIAVEKLMKDAALIPLRLFKNSTFTVAIIGGIIVGVAMFGAITMIPQFMQVVQGYTPTESGLLMLPLMAGIMISSIVSGRLTGKTGRYKIFPIVGTILIAGGAFFFAQVEYDSPLWHPLVAAAIIGLGLGQCMQTLIIAVQNAGPRSDMGVSTASATFFRQIGGTAGVAIFLTVLFNTLLPNITKAFGGQLPAGAGAGIGNLSENTSGIQNLPEAIRTPVLIGFTESITTVFYIAGGVALLATIVLLFMKEIPLTNAAPAAAAMEGGEALLEEDDFADAPTEIVEPVKPADREPALVGGGKHALSTNGHGDYQAVSGALPMPITNSVADSEVDTPVGAGGVPVIGHVRRQDGSHVPGAALTLIDQRGRQVARATGAADGSYSVPSQGPGAYVLIVSAHGHQPQASSVVISTGPATVDVTLTGSGELTGTVRAAATGSPLANVTVTLTDSRGEVNGAFITTADGTYAFVGVGAGAYTLVASGAGYRPVALTLTVPDSGVLRHDVELASSVLLGGTARTEGDRIVPDARITVLDAEGNVAAVARTDSEGRYVVSDLPAGAYTVVASGYPPATSQVELTGGEADHDVRLSYDQALDELVDRS